One Bacteroidales bacterium genomic window carries:
- the rpsK gene encoding 30S ribosomal protein S11, protein MAKSAKTGKTTKKRVVKVEPYGRAYISASFNNIIVTLTNNVGQVISWSSSGKMGFRGSKKNTPYAAQTAAEDCSKVAFDAGLRKVKVYVKGPGSGRESAIRTLHSAGIEVTEINDVTPLPHNGCRPPKRRRV, encoded by the coding sequence ATGGCAAAATCAGCTAAAACAGGAAAAACAACCAAGAAACGGGTTGTGAAAGTTGAACCATACGGAAGAGCATACATCAGCGCTTCTTTCAACAACATCATTGTTACCCTTACCAACAATGTCGGGCAGGTAATATCCTGGTCGTCATCAGGGAAAATGGGTTTCAGAGGTTCGAAGAAAAACACACCTTATGCAGCACAAACTGCCGCCGAAGATTGCTCCAAAGTAGCTTTCGATGCAGGCTTGCGCAAAGTAAAAGTGTATGTGAAAGGCCCCGGCTCCGGTCGCGAATCGGCCATTCGTACCCTCCACTCTGCTGGCATCGAAGTAACCGAGATTAACGACGTTACGCCTTTGCCTCACAATGGTTGCCGCCCGCCTAAAAGAAGAAGAGTTTAA
- the rpsD gene encoding 30S ribosomal protein S4, which translates to MARYIGPKTRISRKFNEPLFGADKSFEKKKYPPGQHGQTRRRKKESEYGLQLAEKQKAKYTYGILEKQFRNTFTKAAQKRSVTGEVLLQFIETRLDNLVYRFGIAPTRAAARQLIGHKHIVVNNEVVNIPSFAVRPGDIVGIRERSKSLEVISEALSSRTNPYPWLEWDEEKLSGKLLNYPERSDIPENINEQLIVELYSK; encoded by the coding sequence ATGGCAAGATACATTGGGCCAAAAACGCGCATCTCGCGTAAGTTTAACGAGCCACTTTTCGGTGCTGATAAATCCTTCGAGAAGAAAAAATATCCTCCCGGACAGCATGGGCAAACCAGGCGTAGAAAGAAAGAGTCGGAATACGGGCTTCAGCTGGCTGAAAAACAGAAGGCCAAATACACCTATGGTATTCTGGAGAAGCAGTTTAGAAATACCTTTACGAAAGCTGCGCAAAAACGTAGCGTTACCGGCGAAGTCTTGTTGCAGTTCATCGAAACACGCCTCGACAACCTGGTATACCGCTTTGGAATAGCTCCTACCCGTGCAGCAGCCCGTCAGCTCATTGGTCACAAACACATCGTGGTCAATAACGAAGTTGTGAATATTCCTTCGTTTGCTGTACGACCCGGCGACATTGTAGGCATCCGCGAGCGTAGCAAATCACTCGAGGTTATCAGCGAAGCATTGTCTTCGCGCACCAATCCTTACCCCTGGCTGGAGTGGGACGAAGAGAAACTTTCCGGGAAATTGTTGAACTATCCCGAAAGAAGTGATATTCCTGAGAATATCAACGAGCAACTCATCGTAGAGCTCTATTCTAAGTAA
- the ykgO gene encoding type B 50S ribosomal protein L36, whose protein sequence is MKVRASIKKRTADCKIVRRKGRLYIINKKNPKLKQRQG, encoded by the coding sequence ATGAAAGTAAGAGCTTCAATTAAAAAGAGAACCGCAGATTGTAAGATCGTGCGTCGTAAAGGCAGGCTTTACATCATTAACAAAAAAAATCCTAAGTTAAAGCAAAGACAAGGATAG
- the rpsM gene encoding 30S ribosomal protein S13 — protein MMARIAGVDIPKNKRGVVSLTYIHGIGRSLATEILVRAEVDLDKKVQDWNDDEQNKIRGLISDEYKVEGALRSEVQMNIKRLMDIGTYRGIRHRLGLPLRGQSTKNNARTRKGRKKTVANKKKAPTG, from the coding sequence ATTATGGCACGTATTGCAGGTGTTGACATACCAAAGAACAAGCGCGGTGTCGTTTCGCTAACTTACATCCACGGTATCGGCCGTAGCCTGGCTACCGAGATACTGGTAAGAGCCGAAGTAGACCTCGACAAAAAGGTTCAGGACTGGAACGATGACGAACAAAACAAGATCCGCGGCCTGATTTCCGATGAGTACAAAGTGGAAGGTGCACTGCGCTCTGAAGTGCAGATGAACATTAAACGGCTCATGGACATCGGTACTTACCGTGGTATCCGCCATCGTTTGGGATTACCCCTGCGTGGGCAATCAACCAAAAATAACGCACGTACCCGTAAAGGCCGCAAGAAAACTGTTGCTAACAAAAAGAAAGCACCAACCGGTTGA
- a CDS encoding DNA-directed RNA polymerase subunit alpha, protein MAILAFQKPEKVIMIESDDYRGSFEFRPLEPGFGITIGNTLRRILLSSLEGFAITNVRIEGVEQEFSTIKGVVEDVSEMILNLKQIRFKKLVDDTNAEKVHIVISGQEEFKAGDINKYLSVFQVLNPEIVICTMDPNVKLSLELSINKGRGYVPAEENKDMNALIGTIAMDSIHTPIRNVNFDVEDFRVEQKTDYEKLIIEILTDGSIHPKDALKEAARILIYHFMLFSDEKIALETEEKNVSEEFDENSLHVRQLLKTKLLDLDLSVRALNCLKAADVETLGDLVVFNKNDLLKFRNFGKKSLTELEELVKSKNLEFGMNTSKYKLDKE, encoded by the coding sequence ATGGCAATATTAGCATTTCAGAAGCCCGAAAAAGTGATCATGATCGAATCGGATGACTACCGTGGATCTTTTGAGTTTCGCCCCCTTGAACCCGGTTTTGGCATTACCATTGGTAACACACTGCGCCGCATTCTTTTGTCTTCGCTCGAGGGTTTTGCCATAACCAACGTCCGTATTGAGGGGGTGGAGCAGGAGTTCTCTACCATCAAAGGCGTGGTGGAAGATGTAAGCGAGATGATTCTTAACTTGAAACAAATTCGTTTTAAGAAACTCGTCGACGATACCAACGCCGAAAAAGTACACATCGTTATCTCAGGACAGGAAGAGTTTAAAGCCGGCGACATCAATAAATACTTGTCGGTGTTTCAGGTGCTCAATCCCGAAATAGTGATCTGTACGATGGATCCTAATGTTAAGCTGTCGCTGGAACTCAGCATCAATAAAGGGCGTGGTTATGTGCCTGCCGAAGAAAATAAGGATATGAATGCACTCATAGGCACTATCGCTATGGATTCCATTCATACGCCTATCCGCAACGTCAATTTCGATGTGGAGGACTTCAGGGTAGAACAAAAAACCGACTACGAAAAACTCATTATCGAGATTCTTACCGATGGATCTATCCATCCCAAAGATGCACTCAAAGAGGCAGCCCGCATTCTTATCTATCATTTCATGCTCTTCTCCGACGAAAAAATAGCACTGGAGACCGAGGAGAAAAATGTTAGCGAAGAATTTGACGAGAACTCACTTCACGTCCGGCAGTTGCTCAAGACCAAGCTGCTCGATCTGGATCTCTCGGTGCGCGCACTCAACTGCTTGAAGGCTGCTGATGTAGAAACACTTGGCGACCTGGTGGTTTTCAACAAAAACGATCTGCTGAAGTTTCGCAACTTTGGTAAGAAATCACTTACTGAACTCGAAGAGCTGGTGAAATCCAAAAATCTGGAGTTTGGAATGAATACTTCGAAGTATAAATTAGACAAGGAATAA
- the eno gene encoding phosphopyruvate hydratase: protein MSTIANIHARQILDSRGNPTVEVEVLTDNGVVGRAAVPSGASTGVHEAVELRDGEKDNYLGKSVLKAVHNVNNIISDELIGEYVLDQVEIDRKMIGLDGTPNKGNLGANAILGVSLACAKAAAIETGQQLYRYIGGVGANTLPIPMMNIMNGGSHADNSIDFQEFMIMPVNAPTFTEAIRMGAEVFHQLKAVLKKSGYSTNVGDEGGFAPNLKSNEEAVTLILQAIEKAGYRPGEDIYMALDPAASEYFLKDENKYHLKKSTGEKLTPAQMVDFWNDWITRYPIISIEDGMDEDDWDGWHLMNQRMGSKIQLVGDDIFVTSTKRLQEGIDKKTANSILIKVNQIGTLTETIEAVNLAYRNSYTAVVSHRSGETEDTTIADLAVALNTGQIKTGSASRTDRVAKYNQLMRIEEGLGSAAYYPGKDFKYAR, encoded by the coding sequence ATGAGTACAATTGCAAATATCCACGCACGACAAATTCTCGACTCGCGTGGCAATCCCACTGTGGAAGTAGAAGTATTAACAGATAATGGCGTGGTAGGTCGTGCTGCCGTGCCTTCAGGTGCCTCCACCGGAGTGCACGAAGCTGTGGAATTACGCGACGGCGAAAAAGATAACTATCTTGGAAAAAGTGTTTTAAAAGCCGTTCACAACGTCAATAATATCATCAGTGATGAACTCATCGGTGAATACGTGCTCGATCAGGTAGAGATCGATCGCAAGATGATCGGACTCGACGGAACACCCAACAAAGGAAACCTGGGTGCTAATGCTATTCTTGGCGTGTCTCTGGCTTGTGCCAAAGCCGCTGCCATCGAAACTGGTCAGCAGCTCTATCGCTACATTGGTGGCGTTGGTGCCAACACACTTCCCATCCCCATGATGAACATCATGAACGGCGGATCACATGCCGACAACAGCATCGACTTTCAGGAGTTTATGATCATGCCTGTCAATGCACCTACTTTTACCGAAGCTATCCGCATGGGCGCCGAAGTATTTCATCAGCTTAAAGCCGTGCTTAAAAAAAGTGGTTATTCTACCAACGTTGGCGACGAAGGCGGATTTGCTCCCAACCTTAAGTCCAACGAAGAGGCTGTGACGCTTATCCTGCAAGCTATCGAGAAAGCCGGTTACAGACCAGGCGAAGATATCTACATGGCGCTCGACCCCGCTGCAAGCGAATATTTCCTGAAGGACGAGAACAAATACCATCTGAAGAAATCAACCGGTGAAAAGCTCACACCAGCACAAATGGTCGATTTCTGGAACGACTGGATTACACGCTATCCTATTATCTCTATCGAAGACGGAATGGACGAAGACGACTGGGATGGCTGGCATCTGATGAATCAGCGCATGGGTAGCAAAATTCAGCTCGTGGGCGACGACATTTTTGTTACTAGTACCAAACGCCTGCAGGAAGGTATCGATAAAAAGACCGCCAACTCGATCCTGATAAAGGTTAACCAGATCGGTACACTTACCGAAACCATCGAAGCCGTTAATCTTGCTTATCGCAATAGCTACACTGCCGTAGTGAGCCACCGTTCGGGCGAAACCGAAGATACCACTATTGCTGACCTGGCCGTTGCTCTCAACACCGGGCAGATAAAAACCGGTTCAGCAAGCCGTACCGACCGCGTTGCAAAATACAACCAGCTCATGCGCATAGAAGAAGGACTGGGCAGCGCAGCTTATTATCCTGGCAAAGATTTCAAATACGCCCGCTAA
- a CDS encoding CGGC domain-containing protein: MKIGIIICNRYKSCAGGKCFKAVKNREGAFDIYDPAEELEVVGYTSCGGCPGGNIEYAAAEMIKNGAEVIHLATGMVVGYPPCRSVNYFKRFIEEKYKIKVVVGTHPIPQKYYDTHQNLETWRGDMWQELIKPTLTNEELRIQYN, translated from the coding sequence ATGAAAATAGGAATCATTATTTGCAACAGATACAAGAGCTGTGCTGGTGGAAAATGCTTTAAAGCCGTGAAAAACCGTGAAGGAGCTTTTGATATTTACGATCCTGCCGAAGAGCTTGAAGTTGTAGGATACACCAGTTGTGGCGGCTGCCCCGGTGGAAACATCGAATACGCCGCTGCCGAAATGATCAAAAACGGCGCTGAAGTAATTCATCTTGCCACCGGAATGGTGGTCGGCTATCCGCCGTGTCGTTCGGTCAATTATTTCAAAAGGTTTATCGAAGAGAAGTACAAAATAAAAGTGGTGGTGGGTACGCATCCAATCCCCCAGAAATATTACGACACCCATCAAAACCTCGAAACCTGGCGTGGAGATATGTGGCAGGAGCTGATAAAACCTACGCTAACCAATGAGGAGCTGAGGATACAATACAATTAG
- a CDS encoding metallophosphoesterase, protein MKKSFKILGIIIAIVVAYLIVLQLYPKNAGRFPFLVVLFFGDYYLWRSIREWMQRKGEALRYFLTMLYWVPFAMIVGATLALLAFPNLTWNRPTEIYFYGFIFVAYVSKFIPILFLLLADVIRGLRYLLFKTRAVRRESTPDGETKRITRSEFLKTTGLIGGGLLFSGLMAGMVKWAFDFKIHRHQVLLPNLPISFDRLRIIQISDIHLGSWASKQALREAIHRINELEPDLIFFTGDLVNNKTDETAPFEDILGELKAASGIYATLGNHDYGDYVRWPSKAAKQENMQQLYDLYKRLGWELLNNENRIYDNGDGKLAVIGVENWGDFGSFPKHGDLDKAIVGAEDARVKLLLSHDPSHWDKVVTERFRDIDITFAGHTHGFQFGIEIKNIKWSPAQYVYKHWAGMYERFSPESQLQRLYVNRGLGNIGYPGRVGILPEITLMELVKG, encoded by the coding sequence ATGAAGAAATCCTTCAAGATACTGGGCATCATCATCGCAATAGTGGTTGCCTACCTCATAGTTTTACAGCTTTACCCCAAAAATGCAGGACGTTTTCCGTTTCTGGTTGTCTTGTTTTTTGGCGACTATTATTTGTGGCGCTCCATCCGCGAATGGATGCAACGCAAAGGCGAAGCACTGCGGTATTTTCTTACAATGCTTTACTGGGTTCCTTTTGCAATGATCGTCGGCGCTACCCTTGCTCTCCTGGCTTTTCCTAATTTGACATGGAACCGCCCCACCGAGATTTATTTCTATGGGTTCATCTTCGTTGCGTACGTTTCTAAATTCATTCCCATCCTGTTTTTGCTTTTGGCTGATGTTATCCGCGGTCTGCGCTATTTGCTCTTTAAGACACGCGCAGTACGTCGGGAAAGCACGCCCGACGGGGAAACCAAGCGTATAACAAGAAGCGAGTTCCTGAAAACCACCGGACTCATTGGCGGTGGGTTGCTTTTCAGCGGATTGATGGCAGGCATGGTAAAATGGGCTTTTGATTTCAAAATACATCGCCATCAGGTGCTTTTGCCAAATTTGCCCATTTCCTTCGACAGGCTTCGCATCATTCAGATTTCGGATATCCATCTGGGTAGTTGGGCCAGTAAGCAGGCATTGCGCGAAGCCATCCATCGCATCAACGAGCTGGAGCCGGACCTTATATTTTTCACCGGCGACCTGGTAAACAATAAAACCGATGAAACCGCTCCTTTTGAAGATATTCTGGGCGAGTTGAAAGCTGCATCAGGCATCTATGCCACCCTGGGCAACCACGACTACGGTGACTATGTGCGCTGGCCGAGCAAAGCTGCCAAGCAAGAAAATATGCAGCAGCTCTATGATCTTTATAAAAGATTGGGATGGGAATTGCTCAACAACGAAAACCGGATTTACGACAACGGCGATGGTAAGCTGGCGGTGATCGGCGTAGAAAACTGGGGCGACTTCGGAAGCTTTCCCAAACATGGCGACCTCGACAAAGCCATCGTCGGCGCCGAAGATGCCCGTGTGAAGCTGTTGCTTTCGCACGACCCTTCACACTGGGACAAAGTGGTGACAGAGCGTTTCCGCGACATCGACATCACCTTTGCCGGCCACACCCACGGCTTCCAGTTTGGCATCGAAATAAAAAATATAAAATGGAGTCCGGCACAGTACGTCTATAAACACTGGGCTGGCATGTACGAGCGTTTTTCGCCTGAATCGCAACTGCAGCGCCTCTACGTAAATCGCGGCCTGGGCAACATCGGCTATCCCGGCCGGGTGGGCATCCTCCCCGAAATTACACTGATGGAGCTGGTGAAGGGGTAG
- the infA gene encoding translation initiation factor IF-1, with translation MAKQPIIEQDGTVVESLGNAMFRVELENGHVITAHISGKMRMHYIKILPGDRVKIAMSPYDLTKGRITFRYK, from the coding sequence ATGGCCAAGCAACCTATCATCGAGCAGGACGGAACAGTAGTAGAATCATTGGGTAATGCCATGTTTCGCGTGGAACTCGAGAATGGGCACGTAATCACAGCTCACATCTCTGGTAAAATGCGCATGCACTACATCAAGATACTGCCTGGCGACCGCGTGAAGATTGCTATGTCGCCGTATGATTTGACAAAAGGACGAATTACATTCAGATACAAGTAA
- a CDS encoding radical SAM protein → MYKYLFGPVPSRRLGISLGVDLVPRKVCTLDCVYCEVGKTTKLTIDRKEYLKMARIKEELTDYFNNNPDPDFITFSGSGEPTLNIHIGEILQFIKENKPAIPVAVLTNATLFYDKNVRDAIVGADVVLPSLDAATDEAFRKINRPHENLSVEKYIDGLVEFRKEFKGKIWLEIFILPGYNDDEPELTGIKNAILKIKPDSIQINTLDRPGTITGLRGATREELQRVVDFWQLPNVEIIAAAKQRTEVQSYRKDAEAAILETIARRPCTVHDLTSILGMHINEVNKYLDVLDADNKIETIEQQRGVFYQLKERQSG, encoded by the coding sequence ATGTACAAATATCTATTTGGCCCTGTGCCATCGCGCAGGCTTGGAATTTCGCTTGGCGTCGATCTGGTTCCCCGCAAAGTGTGCACGCTCGATTGCGTCTATTGCGAAGTGGGCAAAACCACCAAGCTCACCATCGACCGAAAGGAATACCTCAAAATGGCCAGGATAAAAGAGGAGCTGACGGATTATTTCAACAACAATCCTGATCCTGATTTTATCACCTTCTCGGGGTCGGGTGAGCCCACGTTGAATATTCATATTGGCGAAATCCTGCAGTTTATAAAAGAAAACAAGCCTGCAATCCCGGTGGCGGTTTTGACCAATGCCACGCTGTTTTATGATAAAAACGTTCGCGATGCAATTGTAGGTGCTGATGTTGTGCTCCCCTCACTCGATGCTGCCACCGACGAGGCTTTTAGAAAAATAAACCGACCCCACGAAAATCTCAGCGTCGAAAAATACATCGACGGATTGGTTGAATTCAGAAAGGAATTTAAAGGGAAGATTTGGTTGGAGATATTCATCCTGCCCGGCTACAATGATGATGAGCCGGAACTTACCGGGATCAAAAATGCCATTTTGAAAATCAAGCCCGACTCCATACAAATCAACACGCTCGACCGCCCCGGCACCATCACCGGATTACGGGGAGCTACCCGCGAAGAGTTGCAGCGTGTGGTTGACTTCTGGCAGCTCCCGAATGTCGAAATCATTGCCGCAGCCAAGCAACGAACCGAAGTGCAGTCGTATCGAAAAGATGCCGAAGCCGCCATACTCGAAACCATTGCCCGTAGGCCATGTACAGTCCACGATCTGACGAGCATCCTGGGCATGCACATCAACGAAGTGAATAAATATCTGGATGTGCTCGACGCCGACAATAAAATCGAAACCATAGAGCAGCAGCGGGGCGTATTTTATCAACTCAAGGAGCGGCAGAGCGGATAA